The following DNA comes from Vicia villosa cultivar HV-30 ecotype Madison, WI unplaced genomic scaffold, Vvil1.0 ctg.004915F_1_1, whole genome shotgun sequence.
CTTAAAATTAAATGGAGTAGGTCTTTGAACTTCTAAAGGCAAAGCATAGCATATATACATATAGTTCAACCAATAAACCATAGACTtgtgaatattaaaaaaaaaatatttttcataaaaattagaaATATATTCTACTTATTAGAGTTTAATAGTTtgaatttaattagaataatttaTACGTCCTACTGCACAAGgcctcaatttttttaaaattaaattatagatAAATAGAGTCTCGTAAATTATTTGTCAAGTTAAATCGTGATTAAATAAGACCTATATTTATATTGTCATAGGTAAACTATAACTAACCTGTCCAAATAATCTAAAAATTTGAGACGACTCTGATTGTATAGAGACATGTTCAAATTCGAATCACTATATTTCTCTTCCTTACCCGCAAGtgtttatttgaatatgtgttaaccattaaatcaataatataaatttaaaagttagataattttttattcaatttattatttcCTCATTTTTCATAATAAACTTATGTTTTTTTCCTTTAATATATGTgggtaattcaatttttttaataggtgtaaaaatcaaaatacaaggaggtacatcaaagaagaGAGATCATAGAGGCATAAACAAATATGTAAGAGTATGTTTGGATGAGTGATATACTATTTCAAATTCTTTCAACTATGAACCTCTAATTCAAACATAAAAAGTTACCTCTTCTTGAAGTTTCTGTTTTTCTTTGAAGACAGCATCAAACTCTTGTTTAAGAACATCATAGGAATGTTCAAGCTGCTTAGTCTTCCACCTAGTACGCCTGTTTTGAAACCAAACAGCAATTTGACGAGGTTGAAGCCCTAACTCTCTTGAAAGCTTCATTTTCCTTTCAGGCTCTAACTTTATTTCCTCTTGAAAACACCTCTCCAGCAAATCAATCTGGTTACTTgtcaatctcttcttcttctctctatAGTTATTTCCATTAATGTTCATTTCATCCATTGCTGGAAGCAACCTCTGATGTGTTTCACCTAATGCACCTTGACCCACTTCCATTCCTAATTTTCCAACACAAACATATCATAcagtttttttcattttcttttcagggatcacATCATAATCTCATGAATTATTATATCCAAGATAAATAAAACATGTTTTATGTGTGTTTCAGATTATATGTAAAAGGTTGTCAAAAGCTCTATAGCACTTACAcctcctaaaaaagacgggacaCTGACATAACACCGAacacttaggctatgtttgggagtttggagggaaagggaggggagggttttggaaaataggaagaattgggtgaaaaggataaaaagattttgggtaggagggttttggagggtttgagtttatgcataacaccaaaaatcccataaaataggggaactaaaaaattgtattgaaggagggttttgaagggtttacataaattttccaaatatcttttaggttattatagtattctgaaaattaaaaacttagtaatgataatgactcttttatcattctaaacaaaatcattttttcaataaatgtcaaatattttcctatattttttttaaatttcgtttttggaagcctttccctcccctcccctccaaactcccaaacatagccttatgattatgtttaatatatttattttttcaaaattataaccGGTGTCTCTTTGTTAATGTTAGTGCTATGTATGTTCGTGCTTCATAGATGTATTTGGTGTGACTTGAAAACATCAAAATGAGGAAAAAACTTGAATACAAGTCAGAAAGAAAGTGAATAATTGATATACCAAAATTGTAAACTATGAGGAGTAAAGAAAACATTGGAGTATAAAATAAGGTAAATGTTTTGAGGACTAATGTTTTTGTCTTACCTGAATaagggttgttgttgttgtagaagAAGCTTAAGGAAGAGTCTTGATGAGGAACAAAGGGTCTTGTGCTCTCATTAATATTCCAATCCATATTTggctttcacttttctcttcactTGAAATCTATACCCAAAATGTGTCTCTTTTATGGGCATAAGTTCACTACTCGGTTATGATGGACCACCATGTAGTCAGAGAGAGGTGCAGAAGGCAGTGCTAGTAGTAGTAACTAGTGAGGGCGTGGCACTATGTATCTGACTTGTGAGTATATTACTATGAGTCAGTCAATGAGAGATGAAATGAAGGgttctattctattctattctatgTGTTCCTCTATTCAGAAACATTCATTACTTCTGTCTAATTGTTTTCAAAATAGTTATTATCAAAATTACCAAAATTGGAAAACACAAGGAGACAAAACTGTTTGAAAAAATGAAAAGCTAGATAAAATAATTACAATACTTTCAAACTAAAAGTGGTATTAAACATATAATTTGTAGTATACTAATatattcaatttaaaatattattgatttgagGGTGGTtttcattaaatatatttaaaaataataatcaagtcTTATTCTATTAAGTGGAGTTGATTACATGGATCAATTATCGCCATAATG
Coding sequences within:
- the LOC131642387 gene encoding putative homeobox-leucine zipper protein ATHB-51, with the protein product MDWNINESTRPFVPHQDSSLSFFYNNNNPYSGMEVGQGALGETHQRLLPAMDEMNINGNNYREKKKRLTSNQIDLLERCFQEEIKLEPERKMKLSRELGLQPRQIAVWFQNRRTRWKTKQLEHSYDVLKQEFDAVFKEKQKLQEEVMKLKGKLKEQANFRTQSSYIEETVESTSEGLRCSNKPLGTPDQGFNNTNNNNSSTCFTVEDFNSVSMPPHQCHWPVLPYYP